GGTCGCAACACCTGAATCCCGGCGTAGGTCCCGAGGCGGATGGCGTCGCCCATGGACTGCATGAAATCCTCACGGCAGTCCGGGTAAACCGCGTGATCCCCGGAGTGCGCTGCGATGACCAAGGCATCGGCACCCCGGCTTTCGGCATAGCCGGCGGCGATCGAGAGCATGATGCCGTTCCGGAAGGGCACCACGGTGGCTTTCATGTTGGATTCCTCGTAGTGGCCTTCCGGGATCTGGCCGCCCGATTGGAGGAGGTCCGACGCGAATAGCTCGTTCACGAAGCCGAGCGGGATCACTTGGTGAGGCACCCCGAGACGCGCGGCATGCCAGGCAGCCATCGGAAGCTCGCGCGGGTTGTGCTTGGAGCCGTATTCAAACCCCAGCGTACCCACAACCTGATGCTTTTCAGCGACGTCATACAGAACCGTCACCGAGTCCATTCCGCCACTCAGCAGGACCACGACCTTCATCTTTTCAGGCATGCCGAACTAGACGAAAACGGAACCAACCGGTCCAGCCGGGAAGCCGGCC
Above is a window of Luteolibacter flavescens DNA encoding:
- the queC gene encoding 7-cyano-7-deazaguanine synthase QueC codes for the protein MPEKMKVVVLLSGGMDSVTVLYDVAEKHQVVGTLGFEYGSKHNPRELPMAAWHAARLGVPHQVIPLGFVNELFASDLLQSGGQIPEGHYEESNMKATVVPFRNGIMLSIAAGYAESRGADALVIAAHSGDHAVYPDCREDFMQSMGDAIRLGTYAGIQVLRPFIAMRKEDIASRGAELGIDYSKTWSCYKGGEIHCGKCGTCVERREAFLISGVPDPTEYLETGPLPAKPVATR